CTACAAGTTCGCCTGGTGGGTCATCTACGCGACCATCCCGATCGTGATCGTGGGCCTGGCCGCCAAGCCGCTCATCGAAGGGCCGCTCGCCTCGCTCTGGGTGGTGGCGGGCTCGCTGATCGCCGGCAGCGCCGTGATGTGGGCGGCGGACCAGATGGGTCGGCACAAGCGCGGTGAGGACGACACGACGTTCAAGGACGCCATGCTGGTCGGCAGTTCCCAGATCCTCGCCTTGCTCTTCCCGGGCTTCTCCCGCTCCGGCGCCACCATGTCCACGGCGCTCATCCTGGACCTGGACCGGGTCGCGGCCACCCGTCTCTCCTTCTTCCTCGGCATCCCCGCGCTGACCGGCGCCGGCCTGTACGAGCTGAAGGACGCGCTGGGCGCGGGCGTGGGTGCGGCCCCGCTGGTCGCGGGCACGGTCGTGTCGTTCGTGGTGGCGTACGGCTCGATCGCCTGGCTGCTGAAGTTCGTCGCCAAGCACTCCTTCAACGCGTTCGTGATCTACCGGCTTGTCATCGGTGTGCTGCTGTTCGGCCTGCTGGCTTCGGGCACCCTCTGATCTCTGGCGAACCGCCGGCCGCGGGCGTGTTCGGCTGGTCTCTCATGTGTCCCGCGGGGCGTGATACCGGTATTCAGGTATCACGCCCCGTGAAAATTTAAATACCAGTCCCCTTGACAGCCCCCTCTCGCCACCCGGAGGATCACCCCCGTGAACCTGTCAGACAGCCAGACAGGTGGTCTCGGCCCGCGGCGCGTCAGTGCCATGGAAGCGGTCCTCGGTCATCTGCGCAGCGCCATCGAGCGCGGTGAGTACGCGGTGGGGGACAAGCTCCCCTCCGAGGCGGAGCTGTGCCGTCTCCTGGAGGTCAGCAGGCCCGTGCTGCGCGAGTCCCTGCGGGCCCTGCAGACCATGGGCCTGACCGTCTCCAAGACCGGCAAGGGCACCTTCGTCGTCGCCAACACCGTCGAGGACCCCACCTTCGGCGACTACGCGGCCAGCGACCTGCTCGAAGTGCGTCGGCATGTCGAGATCCCGGTCGCCGGGTACGCCGCCGCGCGGCGCACACCCGAGGACCTCGACCACCTGGCGCATCTGCTGGACCGCATGGAACACGAGACCGACACCACCGCGTGGGTCGCCATGGACACGCTCTTCCACCTCGCTGTCGCCCAGGCAGCCCAGAACCCGGTCTTCCGCCGGGTCATCGAGGAGATCCGGGACGCGCTGGCCCGCCAGTCGGCCTTCCTCAACGAGCTGGGCGGCCGGCGCGAGCAGTCCAACCGCGAGCACCGGGCGATCGTCGAGGCCCTCATCGACGGCAGCGAGCGCGACGCGGTGGAAGCCATGTCCCACCACCTCGACCGGGTCGAGACAACCCTCACCGACATCGTGCGCTCCCCGCACGCGGACACCCCCACGGAAGGCGGAACCGAAGCGTGAGCGAGCAGTTCCTCAAAGACGAGACCCTGCCCACCAGGCAACCGGCCGCGCACGTCGACGCCGGAGACGCCGGCTACAGCAAGTCCCTGAAGTCCCGGCACGTCAACATGATCGCCATCGGCGGCGCCATCGGCACCGGCCTCTTCCTCGGCGCCGGCGGCCGCCTCGCCGACGCCGGCCCCTCCCTCTTCGTCGCCTACGCGGTCTGCGGCATCTTCGCCTTCCTCGTCGTCCGAGCGCTCGGCGAACTCGTCCTCTACCGCCCGTCCTCCGGCGCGTTCGTGTCGTACGCCCGCGAGTTCCTCGGTGAGAAGGGCGCCTACGTCGCGGGCTGGATGTACTTCCTGAACTGGGCGACCACCGGCATCGCCGACATCACCGCCGTCGCCCTTTACACCCACTACTGGGGCATGTTCTCCGACATCCCGCAGTGGGTGATCGCGCTCATCGCGCTCGCCGTCGTCCTCACCGTGAACCTGATATCCGTGAAGATGTTCGGCGAACTGGAGTTCTGGTTCGCCATCATCAAGGTGAGCGCGCTCGTGATCTTCATGCTGATCGGCATCTTCCTGCTCGTCACCCAGCACCCCGTCGACGGCCACAACCCCGGCCCGTCCCTGATCACCGACAACGGCGGCATCTTCCCCAACGGCCTGCTGCCCATGCTGCTGATCATCCAGGGCGTCGTCTTCGCCTACGCCTCCGTCGAACTGGTCGGTGTCGCGGCGGGCGAGACCGAGAACCCCGAGAAGATCATGCCGAAGGCGATCAACTCGATCATGTGGCGCGTCGGCCTCTTCTACGTCGGCTCGGTCGTCCTGCTCTCGATGCTGCTGCCCTGGAACAAGTACACGTCCGTCGAGAGCCCCTTCGTGACCGTGCTCTCCAACATCGGCATCCCGGCGGCCGGCGGCGTCATGAACCTCGTCGTCCTCACCGCCGCCATGTCCTCGCTCAACTCCGGCCTGTACTCCACCGGCCGCATCCTGCGCTCCATGGCGATGTCCGGCTCCGCACCGAAGTTCACCGGCAACATGAGCCGCAGCCAGGTCCCCTACGGCGGCATCCTGCTCACCAGCGGCATCTGCGTCCTCGGCGTCGGCCTCAACTTCGTCGTCCCCGCCGACGCCTTCGAGATCGTGCTGAACTTCGCGGCGATCGGCATCCTCTCCACCTGGGGCATGATCATGCTCTGCCACCTGCTGTTCTGGCGGAAGACCCAGAACGGCGAGCTGTCCAGGCCGGGTTACCGCCTCCCGGGCTCGCCGTGGACCGAGATCGTCACCATCGGCTTCCTCGTCTCCGTGCTCGTGCTGATGTACGCCGACGGAGGCGCCGGCCGCACCACCGTGCTGTGTCTCCCGCTGATCGCCGCGGCGCTCGTCGCCGGATGGTACGGAGTGCGCCGCCGCGTGGCCGCGATACAGGTCGAGGCAGACAAGTGAACCAGGCAGTGATGTACGGCAGTTCGGTCGCCGCGGCGCCCACGATCCGCGAACCCCTGCACGCACCCGTCGCCAGGCTCGTCCGTGGCGGCGTCGTCGAGGGCATCCACTACGGCTCGGTGGTCGTCCTCGCCGCCGACGGCAACGTCGACCTCCAGATCGGCGACATCGAGGCCGCCTTCTACCCCCGCTCCGCGCTCAAGCCCGTCCAGGCCGTGGCGATGCTGCGGGCCGGGCTGCCGCTGGACGGCGAACTGCTGTCCCTCGCCGCGGCCAGCCACTCCGGCGAGGAACGCCACCTGGCCGGCAGCCGGCGCATCCTGGAGCTGGCCGGACTGCCCGAGAGCGCCCTGCGCAACGCCCCCGACCTGCCCTTCGACCCGGTCGTCCGGGAGGCCTGGGTGCGCGAGGGCCGGATGCCCTCCCGGCTCGCCCAGAACTGCTCGGGAAAGCACGCGGCCATGCTGATGACCGCCCGGCTGGGCGGCTGGTCGCTCGACGACTACCTCGACCCCGGGCACCCCCTGCAACAGGCCATCGCCGAGATCGTCGAGGACCTCACCGGCCAGGAGATCGCCCGGGTCACCGTCGACGGCTGCGGAGCGCCCCTCTTCTCCATCTCCCTGCACGGCCTCGCCCGCGCCGCAGCCCGGATCACCACCGCCGCACCGGGGACCCCCGAGGCGCAGGTGGCCGACGCGATGCGCGAGCACGCCGAGATGGCCTCCGGCTCGGGCCGCGACGTCGCCGCGCTGATGCGGGCCGTACCGGGGCTGCTCGCCAAGGACGGCTTCGAAGGCGTCCAGGTCGCCGCGCTGCCCGACGGCCGCGCCGTCGCCGTGAAGATCGCCGACGGCGCCGACCGGGCCCGCGTGCCGGTGGCCGCCGCTGCCCTCGCCCGCGCCGGCGTCGACCCCGCGGCACTAGCCGAGTTCGCCGGGGCCCCGCTGCTCGGCGGCGACGCGGTGGTCGGCAGCATCCGCCCCGTCCGCGCCCTCGACCCGATCGCCCGGCCCACGTACGCCTGATCCCGATCCGGTCGCTCCCGCCCACGTACACCCGACGCGCCCGCTCCGGCCCCCGTACGCCCTCTCCCGAAAGAAGACCCGCACCGACATGACCGCCGCAACCCATCGCAGCGAGCACGACCTGCTCGGCGACCGCGACGTCCCCGCCGAGGCGTACTGGGGCATCCACTCCCTGCGCGCCAAGGAGAACTTCCCCATCACGGGCACGCCGATCTCCGCCTACCCGCACCTGATCGACGCCCTTGCCGCCGTGAAGGAGGCTGCTGCCCGCGCGAACGAGGAGCTCGGACTGCTGGAGCCCGCGAAGGCGGCGGCCATCGTCGAGGCCTGCCGGGAGATCCGCGACGGCAAGCTGCACGAGCAGTTCGTCGTCGACGTCATCCAGGGCGGCGCCGGCACCTCGACCAACATGAACGCCAACGAGGTCGTCGCCAACCGGGCGCTGGAGCTGCTCGGCCACGCCAGGGGCGACTACCGGCGCCTGCACCCCAACGAGGACGTCAACCTCGGCCAGTCCACCAACGACGTCTACCCGACCGCCGTCAAGATCGCCACGGTCTTCGCGGTGCGCGGTCTGCTCAAGGCGATGGCCGTGCTCCAGGACGCCTTCGCCGCCAAGGCCGTCGAGTTCCGCGATGTCCTCAAGATGGGGCGCACCCAGCTCCAGGACGCCGTACCCATGA
Above is a genomic segment from Streptomyces sp. R21 containing:
- a CDS encoding asparaginase; the protein is MYGSSVAAAPTIREPLHAPVARLVRGGVVEGIHYGSVVVLAADGNVDLQIGDIEAAFYPRSALKPVQAVAMLRAGLPLDGELLSLAAASHSGEERHLAGSRRILELAGLPESALRNAPDLPFDPVVREAWVREGRMPSRLAQNCSGKHAAMLMTARLGGWSLDDYLDPGHPLQQAIAEIVEDLTGQEIARVTVDGCGAPLFSISLHGLARAAARITTAAPGTPEAQVADAMREHAEMASGSGRDVAALMRAVPGLLAKDGFEGVQVAALPDGRAVAVKIADGADRARVPVAAAALARAGVDPAALAEFAGAPLLGGDAVVGSIRPVRALDPIARPTYA
- a CDS encoding FadR/GntR family transcriptional regulator; this encodes MNLSDSQTGGLGPRRVSAMEAVLGHLRSAIERGEYAVGDKLPSEAELCRLLEVSRPVLRESLRALQTMGLTVSKTGKGTFVVANTVEDPTFGDYAASDLLEVRRHVEIPVAGYAAARRTPEDLDHLAHLLDRMEHETDTTAWVAMDTLFHLAVAQAAQNPVFRRVIEEIRDALARQSAFLNELGGRREQSNREHRAIVEALIDGSERDAVEAMSHHLDRVETTLTDIVRSPHADTPTEGGTEA
- a CDS encoding undecaprenyl-diphosphate phosphatase, whose translation is MSVISVGQAVVLGAIEGVTEFLPVSSTGHLKIAEGLMDIPVDDDAVVGFSAVIQVGAIAAVLVYFFKDIVRIVSAWGRGLADKEERYHHDYKFAWWVIYATIPIVIVGLAAKPLIEGPLASLWVVAGSLIAGSAVMWAADQMGRHKRGEDDTTFKDAMLVGSSQILALLFPGFSRSGATMSTALILDLDRVAATRLSFFLGIPALTGAGLYELKDALGAGVGAAPLVAGTVVSFVVAYGSIAWLLKFVAKHSFNAFVIYRLVIGVLLFGLLASGTL
- a CDS encoding amino acid permease encodes the protein MSEQFLKDETLPTRQPAAHVDAGDAGYSKSLKSRHVNMIAIGGAIGTGLFLGAGGRLADAGPSLFVAYAVCGIFAFLVVRALGELVLYRPSSGAFVSYAREFLGEKGAYVAGWMYFLNWATTGIADITAVALYTHYWGMFSDIPQWVIALIALAVVLTVNLISVKMFGELEFWFAIIKVSALVIFMLIGIFLLVTQHPVDGHNPGPSLITDNGGIFPNGLLPMLLIIQGVVFAYASVELVGVAAGETENPEKIMPKAINSIMWRVGLFYVGSVVLLSMLLPWNKYTSVESPFVTVLSNIGIPAAGGVMNLVVLTAAMSSLNSGLYSTGRILRSMAMSGSAPKFTGNMSRSQVPYGGILLTSGICVLGVGLNFVVPADAFEIVLNFAAIGILSTWGMIMLCHLLFWRKTQNGELSRPGYRLPGSPWTEIVTIGFLVSVLVLMYADGGAGRTTVLCLPLIAAALVAGWYGVRRRVAAIQVEADK